The DNA sequence GGCTATCGTGTGGCGTGTACGCCCGCACCTTGCGCGGGCAGGGTGATGACCACGACGCCCCCCGCGGGCGAGGCTAAGGCATAGTTAGCATCTCCGCGCCGCGTTAGCCACGCGGCGCACGCTCCCGCGGCGCCGCCGGCGGGGGAGAATGCGGCGGGGATGGCGGCGCCGTGACACGCGTCCTCCGAGTTCAGCTTGCCCACGTCCGTCAACACCGACTGCAAGTGAAGCTCCGTCACCACGTCCTGGATGAGAACGCGCGGAAGACGCGCGCCGGGGGCGTTAGCATGGCGACACGCCAGCGCGGCGCGACGCGACAACCGTTAAGAGGACTTACGCTGCGATACATGCGCTCGGGGTGCGGCAGCAGCAGCCTGTGGACGCTCTGATTGGTGGCGACGAGGACCGCCACGTTGTTGGGGGTCTCGGCCACGGCCACGCCTCCGGGCATCACCTGGCAGTGGGCGAAGCGCAGCCGGACGGCGTTGTTCAGCAGGTTGCCGTCCAACGAGTGCTCCGTCAGCTGCACCGCGTCGCCCGAAGTGGTCCTGACGGCCGCCCCGCCCCGGCAAACATTAAAGGAGAAACGCCGAAGATCATTTACGTGGGGCCGCGttcttccccccccaaaaaaatggccgCTAGCTCGCAACATCACcgccacacaaacaacaacaagaagcgACTTCAATATACATCAATTGGGaaaaatcttatcttatcttatcttaatgcaaATCCCGATCAAAGTAAAGTGAGTGCCGCTGACCATGAGATGAATCTGTTGCTGGTGATGGAGTGCACTTTGTCACCGCCGCCGTTGTCATAGTGGAAGGCGCCGGCAGAATCTGGAAATTTCACGGCTCCCGAGGCGGGCGCTGGAGCTGCGCACATCACACCAACTTTGAAAAATAAGGCCCGTGGCTTTTTGGAGTGCCGAAAATTTAGTCTTAAGGGGGAAACGCCACCAAATCTCCTCCACTGCTCTCGGAAGcccttctctgattggctgacgaTAAAAATGTCACCATGGCCACAATATGGGGGGGCGGTCTCGTCTAAATAGTTCATTTCTAAATACACAAAGATTTATATCTATTGTAGAACTTACGTTTAAGGTATTTAAGGGCATGCCGATGTCACTTCATCAAatttgtacacaacaaaattaaacacGACGATTAAAAAGTTGCGGTCcattcatacacacacgcgcgcgcagagCGCAATCGGCCGCTGGCTCCTGCTAGCATGTGCCGTCGGCGGAATGTCTTTTTTATCTAACTAGGTTGTTGCCAGACGTTGGACGTGTCGAACGGGACACAATACAAGCGTGCGTTGACTTTACCGAGTTTGATTTGGACATCTCGGAACCTTTGGACGGCTTCCCGCTCAAACGCGCAGACCTCAAAGAAGCTTCTGCCCAGCGTCGCCGCCATGTTTGCCGATGAGACTGTGACGTCACTACCGGAGTGCGCTGGAGCGGCCACCGCGGGCGCGTTTAAAAAGCGTCACAATAATTTCTACAGAAGATCGCTTTTCGCTTCCAACCATGCGTTAgcacaaaacattaaaaaatgacattggcACAAACAGGATGTCATTCTCAGGTCTAACAACCCCCTGCGTGTTGTTAGAAGCTTTATTCTTTTTCCGTAACATGGGTGCTAATTTTGATTAACATGTCTGGCTTATACAGTACTGCGTGATAGCATTTAGCTAGCTTCGCGGACGTTCGTTGttaaatcaattattttaaaCGCCAGTTTTGCGTGGAACAATGACAAATAAGCAACTTGAAGTGAGAACGTTTTGCCTCTTGTAGAAGTGGTTCTTAAATGCCCGACCAAATGGCACAATCagcattcattcaaatcataaaCATGACTTTCGGCAGTGGGTTGCCTTCTGCGTGACGTCATTTCGAAGTTAGTTGGGTCAGTCAGTTCGAGCATTATtaacgcactcacactcatccACAAACTCGATCCTTGTCCAAAAACCGAGCTAACCGCATTCTCTAAGGAATAACTTTGGAAAATGCAAAAATTCATTGCACCGTGCCGATGCTTTTCAACCTACAAACCTTCTTTTTGAATCATTAttaataatttcaaaataagagcgtatttttatttcttcaccTTATTTTTATTAGCATCGTTTGACAGCGACATCACTGCCCGCTCATGTGACTCGTGCGCACTTTCCAAAggtctttatttcatttgagtaAAGGTACAAACAGGTGTAAAAGTCCACGGTTGAGTAGAGAATGTAGGAAATATAAATAATCGTAAAGGTTGGCACCGACCGACCCACCGAGGCGCTCGTCACAAGAaccgaaagaaagaaaacattaaaaatctgcaaaaagtcttaaaaagtgaagaaaaactgCATTTCTCACTACAAGATCAAAGTGGAAAGAAAGTGTGCTGCTGTGGCCCCCGCGCAGGAGGGCCAGAACAAAGCGGCTCCGGGGCAGCGCCTCTTTCTGCTTCTTCGCCGACCCGCTCGACTTGGAACAATCGCCGCGCGTCCGCCGTACTTTAGCATGGTAGCGAAGCGCTCGGCTAGCTTGAGTGTTCCACGGGAAGAGTTCCCGCCACTGCTAGCGTGTCATCGATGGTCAAGTCATGATGTCGATCAGCCTCTGATGGGTTAgattctggtgtgtgtgtgggggcagaACCCCATTTTCGTGTTCTGAAACCTAGCATTTAGCCCAAGACCCCTTTTACAGATGGGCCGTCGCTTGTTAGCTCCGACGCTAAGCCGCTAACGCTTACGGCCGCCATCTGACCCGCCCCCGCATGTGGTCACGTGATACTACGGGGAAGTGTTGCTGTGGCGACGGGGGAAGGCACACGTCAGCGGGATGATCTTgggagggaaggggggcggggggggaggtgggggtggacTTTGCGGGCGTCCGGGGGCGCGGGTCCACCTCGACTCCTAGAATGTGAGGGAGCGGTCCCGGGGGGGTGCGTCCTCACTTGAGCAGTGCCTTGTAGAGCATTAGCGAGCGTGCGGTGCTGCCGTCCTGTTCCAGACACACAATCAAGTCCCTGAGGTTGACTCTGGTGATGCGCTGACGCCAAGGTTGCCGCGGCGACGACAAAGACGACgcggacgccgccgccgccgacgaccCGGACGACACCTGCCGACAGAGGAGCAACGTCACACATTCACGTCACCGCAAACCCGCGTGTACtttttggaggtggggggggggggggggggcgttaccTCGGCAGCGGCGCCGCCACCGCCCGGCGAGTCCATTTTGCGTTTTTTCCTGGGCCCGATGGCGGCGAGCGCCGTCAGGTTGGCGTCGCGTTGGCGCATCTGAGCCAACTCCTGCTGCTGCATCtgtcaacaaaaacatcaacctAGTTCAAAGATCAAATCCCATTTTTGCCGATCCGCGTTTGTGCTTAGCGTGCGGTTGCGGGTATCAACGCTCATTTCGACCAAAAATCAAAGGAACCTCTTTGGCCTTCTGCTTGAGACGGGCCTGCTCGGGATCCTCTTGCCTGGCTCGACTctgccaaacaaacacacacacacaacgcaaaTGAAGCCGAGGACGGTCGGCCCGAGCGTTGCCGGCGCGCCGCCGCGTGATTCGGACCTTGGCGGCCTTGAGCAGGATCTCCCTCTCTTGCTCGTCCTTCCTCTGCTTCTCCAGACGCTCCAGTTGCTCAAAAAAGCGTAGCTGGGAGCGAACGTCGCTCGTCTGCTCGTGATGCTCTTCGTCCTGGCCGCAATCGCCGTGACATTCCCCAGTTAGCGGGATGCTTCTCGCTACGCGGCATTTCGCGCGACCGTCATCGGATTTCGGGTCGGGTCGTTACTGCGTCGTTACTGTGTCGTTACTGCGTCGTTACTGCGTCGTTACTGCGTCGTTACTGCGTCATTACTGCGTCATTACTGCGTCATTACTGCGTCATTACTGCGTCGTTACGTCACCTTGACTGCGTCCGATCGGTGCTGAGCCAGAGCCGTGACTTTCTCCAGCAACGAGCGTAGTCTGGACTGCGTGGCGTGCGACACCAAGTTGACCACCTCCAGGGGCACCTCGCTCACGCCGAGCCTGCGAGCTGATCACGCAACACGGCAATCGGGGAAACAACTTGTCAACTTGGTCAGCGCAAAGGACGGTTTACCTAGCTAGCAAATAAACACCAGCGGttaacaaaattattttctttaaaaaaaaaaaaaactcacctgtgTCCAAAATGCGTCGGTGCAGCAGGCCGGCGGGCAGGAAGGCCTCGTCCTTGCACGAACGGATCTTGGTGCCCACCAGTTCGGAGCTGGTGGCCAGGATGCGGGCGTTCTCCTCGCTCAGGTTGACGCCGGCCATGGAGGCCACGTCGTTGATGTCGTCGTCGTCTCTGCGACAAAGTCGAGTCTCAAAGCTTTAATTTTGTCCACATGCAAAATTCTTGCAAAGATGCAATTTTATTCTCttggattcaatttttttaatccttaaattccaaaatattaatttttcCTAAcgcgttttttatttatttacaccgGAAGATAGTCAATTTAATTCCTGCCTCACCTGAAAGTACCGCCCCCCGGGTCTCCCAATttcttctgattggctggcgcCGCCAAGGTGACCACACTCTTAGCGACCATGGCGGCGGGTCCTCGCATCAGAGCGCCTGCGCAATACAAGCGGTGAGCAGATTGCATCGCCCCGGCGCCACAGTGACACCTGCTGGAAGGAGGACTTGCCAACACTCACCTGGAGTTCTCACACCTACCACTAGGGGCGCACGAACTGTCTGCATGGTGCCGCGACCcattgccttaaaaaaaaacaacaacaacattgcaatcaaattgtttatttttgtttcatttaaaaaaaaaaaaacatgcgaacAAAGTGCAAATCTTTCCCCACCACGGTCGCGGTGGCGAGCGGCGCGTTCATCCGGACGCCGGGCGTTCCGACAGGCAAGCGCGGTCGGATGGCGGCGTTCATGGGCGGGGCATAGCTGGAGGTGGGGGGCGTGGTCAGCGACTGCTGGCTGCTGAGAAGTGACTGACGCAAGGCGGGAAGACTTTTCTGAAGACGCAAAACATTTGAGGGTCAATGATCGACACCAAGCGCTTCTTGCGATTCGTGGGAGGACGACGACAACCTTGAGGAAGGGGATGAGGTACGGTTGCGGGGATGATTTCAGCTCCGCCTGCAGACGACTCGTGAACTCCTCGGGCTCAATCTTTGCATCCTGCGCGCAcgccaacacacacatacgcacattaCGGGTTGGTGTATACACTTatacacacgtgcgcgcacatTAACGTACGAGGAGGTCCTGGACGAGCCCTTTAACGTTCTTGGAAGTGTCCGGCGAAGGCGAGTTGTTCGACGCTAGCTTGATGAGCGTGGCCAGGAAGTTCTTACACTTCTTCACGTTTTCCTGCATTTCCTGTCGACATCAAAACACAACATAGCATTTCCCAGACCCGTTCGCCGCCGCAACCCAAGATCGAACGGACGCACCTGTGACACCAGCGTCACTCTGCTGCCGCCGGGTGCCGCAGCGGTAccgggcgccgccgccgctaacGGCttgacgacggcggcggcggccgccgctgTGGGTGTGGCAGTCGTGACCTCCGCCGCCGATGACGGCTGCGCCTTCGGGGGCGGGGCCATCTTCACCGAGACACCGGCGGTACCGGAGGTCACCGTGATGGCCTTTGGAtggagaataaaaatgaaatcagtAAACATCACagtgcccccccacaccccccaccaaGAAGAGAAAGCGTCTCACCTGCaccgaggaggatgaggatggcgaTGAAGAGGAGGCGGGAGACTGAAGCCTGGTGTGAGGGGGGGTCGCCAGACGGATGTTTTGAGGTGAAACGGGAgtctgtgcacacacacacacacgcacacccacacaaaatgaGACGCAACACCCCTGGCGGCCATTGTGACTTTTGCATCAGGCGGCGGTCATCACGACTCACCGGAGCGGCGGTGCTGACCCGGATGGCAGCGGGCGCGGTGGGCCCAGCGGGTCTCTGCGGGACGGCGGTCAGGCCGGGGCTCTGCTGCGTCTTGGCTTGCGCTTGGGCCAGGACCTGCTGCGGCACCATCACCAACTGACCCGTCTCGATGCGGACCAGAACCATACCTGACACAAGGAAAACATGGACGGGTGACTGGTTTGCATCCGAATATTTGGAGTTGTGCGGGTTTGGTCAAGCTGCTCACCTGCCGGCATGGTGAACCCGGGGGGCAGCTGGATGGTTGCCTGCTGCTGAGGCCGGACGGCCAACAGGGGGTGAGGGGCGGCCGGACGGACGGTCCCGGTCGGCGTCCCGGCTCTCTGGAGGTGGACGGCGCCAGCTGGTCTTACTGCGGCCTGGCCTAGCCCGTTGACGGCCGGCTTGACCGCTGGTGGAACGAGGGGCTGTGCGACGGGCGAGCAGGCTGTAGCGGGGGGCGGCGGGGTGCTAGTCAGGATGACCGAGTTCCCAGATGTGGGCTGACCCGGAACCAGGATCTTGCTGTGGTTCACCACCTGAGACGGCGAGGGAGCCCCCGGGGGTACCACAGAACCCCCTTTGGACTCCACGCCGTTCTGAGCCGCGCTGGGGAGTCTgtgctggggggcggggggagccgCGGACTGGGTTCCGGGAAGGAAGTTGACCGGGGCGGCCATGACCGAAAGGGGGCTATTCGCCGTCGCTGATGTCACCACCATCGTCgttgtcgccgccgccgccgtcgcccccgtcgttgttgttgtggttgtcgTCGTCGTTGTCGAGGCGGCGGAGCCGAGCAACTTGACAGCTCCCGCGGTACCGTTCAAACTTTGCAAGCCGGGCGACGCCGTCCTGCCGCTGGTTTCGGCAGCCCGCTGGAAGCTAACGGCAGCGGCGGGCTGAGCACTCAAAGTTTGAACTGCCGGCGCGCGGACGGGCGAGCTCGAAGCAGCCGGACCGAACGTCTCGGGGCCGGCGCCGCCACCGACTGGAGCCGCGCTCCCGCCGCTGGAGGTAGAAGAGTATGAGGGGAGAAGCTGAGCGGCGGGAGGCTGGAGCTTTAAAGCCGCCCCTGGGTGTCCTTGTTGCGGCTCTTGCTCGCGCACTTTCCCTGAGAAGTGAGTGGCGACGGCCTGGGCTCCCTCGCGTTTGCCGGCGGAATAGGACGCGGCAGGGCCTTCGGCCTCCCCCAGTTGCGATTCGAGAGAGCCAACTAAGTCGCTGACTGCCTTCTCGTCTACTTCATTGAAGAGCATGTCCTCCAGCGG is a window from the Hippocampus zosterae strain Florida chromosome 3, ASM2543408v3, whole genome shotgun sequence genome containing:
- the LOC127598444 gene encoding transcription initiation factor TFIID subunit 4-like; this encodes MAGASDPLEDMLFNEVDEKAVSDLVGSLESQLGEAEGPAASYSAGKREGAQAVATHFSGKVREQEPQQGHPGAALKLQPPAAQLLPSYSSTSSGGSAAPVGGGAGPETFGPAASSSPVRAPAVQTLSAQPAAAVSFQRAAETSGRTASPGLQSLNGTAGAVKLLGSAASTTTTTTTTTTTGATAAAATTTMVVTSATANSPLSVMAAPVNFLPGTQSAAPPAPQHRLPSAAQNGVESKGGSVVPPGAPSPSQVVNHSKILVPGQPTSGNSVILTSTPPPPATACSPVAQPLVPPAVKPAVNGLGQAAVRPAGAVHLQRAGTPTGTVRPAAPHPLLAVRPQQQATIQLPPGFTMPAGMVLVRIETGQLVMVPQQVLAQAQAKTQQSPGLTAVPQRPAGPTAPAAIRVSTAAPTPVSPQNIRLATPPHTRLQSPASSSSPSSSSSVQAITVTSGTAGVSVKMAPPPKAQPSSAAEVTTATPTAAAAAAVVKPLAAAAPGTAAAPGGSRVTLVSQEMQENVKKCKNFLATLIKLASNNSPSPDTSKNVKGLVQDLLDAKIEPEEFTSRLQAELKSSPQPYLIPFLKKSLPALRQSLLSSQQSLTTPPTSSYAPPMNAAIRPRLPVGTPGVRMNAPLATATVAMGRGTMQTVRAPLVVGVRTPGALMRGPAAMVAKSVVTLAAPANQKKLGDPGGGTFRDDDDINDVASMAGVNLSEENARILATSSELVGTKIRSCKDEAFLPAGLLHRRILDTARRLGVSEVPLEVVNLVSHATQSRLRSLLEKVTALAQHRSDAVKDEEHHEQTSDVRSQLRFFEQLERLEKQRKDEQEREILLKAAKSRARQEDPEQARLKQKAKEMQQQELAQMRQRDANLTALAAIGPRKKRKMDSPGGGGAAAEVSSGSSAAAASASSLSSPRQPWRQRITRVNLRDLIVCLEQDGSTARSLMLYKALLK